In Micromonospora purpureochromogenes, a single window of DNA contains:
- a CDS encoding molybdopterin-containing oxidoreductase family protein: MARTTIHPGACPLDCPDTCTWQLTVTDGRAVALRGDRDHPFTRGALCGKVNRYLDAVNGPDRLTRPLVRVGPKGVGSVSYRPASWDEALDRVAAGLRATIDADGPQAILPYYFAGTMGLVQGWTMGPRLFAHLGASRLRTTICTAAARAALQSIYGGSVGFEPESIVDARLIVLWGANLLSTNLHHWPFVQEAQRRGAYVVTIDPLRTDTAARSDEHVAPLPGTDAALALGLMRHIRDLGGVDREWRDAHTTGGERLDARLDEWPVERAAAECGLDVEVLRRLGARIAGTRPTAIRVGLGLQRHAGAGQAVRAIAAIPLLTGDFRYPGGGALVTTSGHHRIDPDRVARPADLPTPPARSINMSRLAAALTGEADPPVTSLVVFDANPAATVPDQNRLRAGLGRADLFTVVLEQRWTDTCDWADVVLPATMQPEHLDLHTSYGHHYATLNLPASTPPGEALPNTEIFRRIAAALGLTHPRLRDTDEDLARQLLDGAGVSFEELREHTYARATGVDVGAAPYAKGGFPTRDGRARLYDPQLTGQGVDPLIGYTPPVEAADPQLARRFPLALISPAGRFLMNSTFASLPWHLDRTGPPRIHLHPVDAAARGLADGDAARVHNDRGGFLATVAVDEATRPGLAFTYKAYWARLSPGGSTVNAVTAVRDTDLGGGPTFHDTRVQVEGVPAEAPGQPA, from the coding sequence ATGGCCCGCACCACGATCCACCCCGGCGCCTGCCCGCTGGACTGCCCGGACACCTGCACCTGGCAGCTCACCGTCACCGACGGCAGGGCGGTGGCGCTGCGCGGCGACCGGGACCACCCGTTCACCCGGGGCGCGCTGTGCGGCAAGGTCAACCGCTACCTCGACGCGGTCAACGGCCCCGACCGGCTCACCCGGCCGCTGGTGCGGGTCGGGCCCAAGGGCGTCGGGTCGGTGTCGTACCGGCCGGCGAGCTGGGACGAGGCACTGGACCGGGTGGCGGCCGGGCTGCGCGCCACCATCGACGCCGACGGGCCGCAGGCGATCCTGCCGTACTACTTCGCCGGCACGATGGGCCTGGTGCAGGGCTGGACGATGGGGCCCCGGCTCTTCGCCCACCTGGGCGCGTCGCGGCTGCGCACCACGATCTGCACCGCCGCCGCCCGCGCCGCCCTCCAGTCGATCTACGGCGGGTCGGTCGGCTTCGAACCGGAGTCGATCGTGGACGCCCGGCTGATCGTGCTGTGGGGCGCGAACCTGCTCTCGACGAACCTGCACCACTGGCCGTTCGTACAGGAGGCGCAGCGGCGCGGCGCGTACGTGGTGACGATCGATCCGCTGCGCACCGACACCGCCGCGCGCAGCGACGAGCACGTCGCGCCGCTGCCCGGCACCGACGCCGCCCTCGCGCTGGGGCTGATGCGCCACATCCGCGACCTCGGTGGCGTCGACCGGGAGTGGCGGGACGCGCACACCACCGGCGGGGAACGGCTCGACGCCCGCCTCGACGAGTGGCCGGTGGAACGCGCCGCCGCCGAGTGCGGTCTCGACGTCGAGGTGCTGCGCCGGCTCGGCGCGCGGATCGCCGGCACCCGGCCCACCGCCATCCGGGTCGGGCTGGGCCTGCAACGGCACGCCGGCGCCGGCCAGGCCGTCCGGGCCATCGCGGCGATCCCGCTGCTGACCGGGGACTTCCGCTACCCGGGCGGCGGGGCGCTGGTCACCACCTCCGGGCACCACCGGATCGACCCCGACCGGGTGGCCCGCCCGGCCGACCTGCCCACCCCGCCGGCCCGCTCGATCAACATGAGCCGGCTCGCCGCCGCGCTGACCGGCGAGGCCGACCCGCCGGTCACCTCGCTGGTGGTGTTCGACGCCAACCCGGCCGCCACCGTCCCCGACCAGAACCGGCTGCGCGCCGGGTTGGGCCGGGCCGACCTGTTCACCGTGGTGCTGGAACAGCGCTGGACGGACACCTGCGACTGGGCCGACGTGGTGCTGCCGGCCACCATGCAGCCCGAACACCTCGACCTGCACACCTCCTACGGGCACCACTACGCGACGCTGAACCTGCCGGCGAGCACCCCGCCGGGGGAGGCGCTGCCGAACACGGAGATCTTCCGCCGCATCGCCGCGGCCCTCGGCCTGACCCATCCCCGGCTGCGCGACACCGACGAGGACCTGGCCCGGCAGTTGCTCGACGGCGCCGGGGTCAGCTTCGAGGAGCTGCGCGAGCACACCTACGCGCGGGCCACCGGCGTCGACGTCGGCGCCGCCCCCTACGCCAAGGGCGGCTTTCCCACCCGCGACGGGCGGGCCCGGTTGTACGACCCGCAGCTCACCGGGCAGGGCGTCGACCCGCTGATCGGCTACACCCCGCCGGTGGAGGCCGCCGACCCGCAGCTGGCGCGGCGGTTCCCGCTGGCGCTGATCTCACCGGCCGGCCGGTTCCTGATGAACTCCACCTTCGCCTCGCTGCCCTGGCACCTGGACCGCACCGGCCCGCCCCGCATCCACCTGCACCCCGTCGACGCGGCCGCCCGGGGCCTGGCCGACGGCGACGCGGCGCGGGTGCACAACGACCGGGGCGGGTTCCTGGCCACCGTCGCGGTGGACGAGGCCACCCGGCCGGGGCTGGCGTTCACCTACAAGGCGTACTGGGCGCGGCTGAGCCCCGGCGGCAGCACCGTCAACGCGGTCACCGCCGTACGCGACACCGACCTGGGTGGCGGGCCGACGTTCCATGACACCAGGGTGCAGGTCGAGGGCGTGCCGGCCGAGGCGCCCGGTCAGCCCGCCTGA
- a CDS encoding endonuclease domain-containing protein codes for MGAGYVGRDDAPPLVGDGVTRARRKATAAAVRLVVDHCRSSKRVRGLLCTGCNSALGHFRDSPETLTAALRYLHEANPYLKVGKQQNRHYDASPLCPLCPSKLLDCRYWLSNKPPRLSAVRCEGSGNVGTMATVSSAARCSRWSRWSFSGSSPGARGRASTRSSGRRRRRDVLVGGLHPARSAARTAAAARPQSTAGA; via the coding sequence CTGGGAGCCGGATATGTAGGACGTGACGATGCGCCGCCTCTCGTCGGGGACGGCGTCACCCGGGCCAGACGCAAGGCGACCGCCGCTGCCGTGCGGCTGGTCGTCGACCACTGCCGCTCATCCAAGCGCGTACGAGGGCTCCTGTGCACAGGATGCAACTCGGCCCTGGGCCACTTCAGGGACTCGCCCGAGACCCTCACCGCGGCCCTGCGCTACCTCCACGAAGCTAATCCCTACCTCAAAGTAGGAAAACAACAGAACAGACATTATGATGCATCGCCTCTTTGCCCGTTATGCCCGAGCAAATTACTGGATTGTCGTTACTGGTTATCCAATAAACCGCCACGCCTCTCTGCGGTGCGCTGCGAAGGTTCTGGCAACGTCGGCACGATGGCGACCGTCAGCTCGGCGGCGCGGTGCTCGCGGTGGTCGCGGTGGTCGTTCAGCGGCAGCTCGCCGGGGGCGCGGGGGCGAGCCTCGACCCGGTCGTCCGGGCGGCGGCGGCGCCGCGACGTTCTGGTGGGTGGGCTTCATCCAGCTCGCAGCGCTGCCCGCACTGCTGCTGCCGCCCGCCCGCAGTCCACGGCGGGGGCCTGA
- a CDS encoding DnaJ family domain-containing protein — protein MSNAWEAAVEAQIRTAVERGDFDNLPGMGKPIPGRGAPYDESWWIKSFLEREALPSDLLLPTPLQLRRRVEQVPDEVRDLPTEESVRAYVAVLNSEIVAWLRTPTGPRVVVRPVNVDETVRRWRADREQRSAAVVAAATEPATTAGRRARRRWRFPWQRSR, from the coding sequence GTGAGCAACGCGTGGGAAGCGGCGGTCGAGGCGCAGATCCGCACCGCCGTGGAGCGCGGCGACTTCGACAACCTGCCCGGCATGGGCAAGCCGATCCCGGGCCGCGGCGCCCCCTACGACGAGTCATGGTGGATCAAGAGTTTCCTGGAGCGGGAGGCGCTGCCCAGCGATCTGCTGCTGCCGACGCCGCTGCAGCTGCGCCGGCGGGTCGAACAGGTCCCCGACGAGGTTCGTGACCTGCCCACCGAGGAGTCCGTCCGGGCGTACGTGGCGGTGCTGAACTCCGAGATCGTCGCCTGGCTGCGTACCCCGACCGGCCCGCGCGTCGTGGTCCGGCCGGTCAACGTCGACGAGACGGTACGACGCTGGCGGGCCGACCGGGAACAGCGGTCGGCGGCTGTCGTGGCCGCTGCCACCGAGCCGGCGACCACTGCCGGCCGGCGGGCCCGCCGCCGCTGGCGTTTTCCGTGGCAGCGCTCGCGCTGA
- a CDS encoding MFS transporter: MTGLDQQPTSADAAALPRGPLLGFAAGSLGMGIWVTVPGLLLLYFLTDVLAVAPWLAGLALLLPKVADVLLHPWVGHRCDVEQARRGDRRRLLLLGCALPVAFAALFAVPGGLTGAPAAAWVAVFFVAGNLLFAAYQVPYLATPADLRIGYHERTRLMAFRMVVLTLGILVSGLLAPLLTGGDAATRGGYQRMGVLLAVGMLAAMLVGVAGIARLRRAAAAGAAPHAGGWRALAAALRDRQFRWLVAAYLAMSTTTHLVLAGVPYYAEYELGRPGLTTVLVAAFVAPALLVTPGWLAVARRVGKQRALLGAQGAFAAGSLVLAVGRPAGLPVLVAAVAVLGVAFAGMQLLPFSMVPDVIRAGTGAAGTYTGVWTATEATGAALGPWAYALCLAAGGFVASAAGQRVTQPDAALDAIRWGFGLLPAAAMLAALLLQRRYTLDRTARAGD; this comes from the coding sequence ATGACCGGGCTCGACCAGCAGCCGACCAGCGCGGACGCGGCGGCCCTGCCCCGCGGTCCGCTGCTCGGCTTCGCCGCCGGCTCGCTCGGCATGGGCATCTGGGTCACCGTGCCCGGCCTGCTGCTGCTCTACTTCCTCACCGACGTGCTGGCCGTCGCCCCCTGGCTGGCCGGGTTGGCGCTGCTGCTGCCCAAGGTCGCCGACGTGCTGCTGCACCCGTGGGTCGGGCACCGCTGCGACGTCGAACAGGCCCGCCGCGGTGACCGGCGGCGGCTGTTGCTGCTCGGCTGCGCCCTGCCGGTGGCCTTCGCGGCGCTCTTCGCGGTGCCCGGCGGGCTGACCGGCGCGCCCGCCGCCGCCTGGGTGGCGGTGTTCTTCGTCGCCGGCAACCTGCTCTTCGCCGCCTACCAGGTCCCCTACCTGGCCACCCCCGCCGACCTGCGGATCGGCTACCACGAGCGGACCCGGCTGATGGCCTTCCGGATGGTGGTGCTGACCCTCGGCATCCTCGTCTCCGGTCTGCTGGCCCCGCTGCTGACCGGCGGGGACGCCGCCACCCGGGGCGGCTACCAGCGGATGGGCGTGCTGCTCGCCGTCGGGATGCTGGCCGCCATGCTGGTCGGCGTCGCCGGCATCGCCCGGCTGCGCCGGGCCGCCGCCGCGGGCGCCGCCCCGCACGCCGGCGGCTGGCGGGCGCTCGCCGCCGCCCTGCGCGACCGGCAGTTCCGCTGGCTGGTCGCCGCCTACCTGGCCATGTCCACCACCACCCACCTGGTGCTGGCCGGGGTGCCCTACTACGCCGAGTACGAGCTGGGCCGCCCGGGCCTGACCACGGTGCTGGTGGCCGCGTTCGTCGCCCCGGCGCTGCTGGTCACCCCCGGCTGGCTGGCGGTGGCCCGCCGGGTCGGCAAGCAGCGGGCGCTGCTGGGCGCCCAGGGCGCGTTCGCCGCCGGCTCGCTGGTGCTGGCGGTGGGCCGGCCGGCGGGGCTGCCGGTCCTGGTGGCCGCGGTGGCGGTGCTCGGGGTGGCCTTCGCCGGCATGCAGCTGCTGCCGTTCTCGATGGTGCCCGACGTGATCCGCGCCGGCACCGGCGCCGCCGGCACCTACACCGGGGTGTGGACGGCCACCGAGGCCACCGGCGCGGCGCTGGGCCCCTGGGCGTACGCGCTCTGCCTGGCCGCCGGCGGGTTCGTCGCCTCCGCCGCCGGGCAGCGCGTCACCCAGCCCGACGCGGCGCTGGACGCGATCCGCTGGGGCTTCGGGCTGCTGCCCGCCGCCGCGATGCTCGCGGCGCTGCTGCTGCAACGCCGCTACACCCTGGACCGCACCGCCCGCGCCGGGGACTGA
- a CDS encoding SDR family NAD(P)-dependent oxidoreductase, translated as MSGLVGRRAVVTGAHGTFGRQLCAALHAAGARVVGVDRYPGVAAGVPVLGCDLTDPGAVPPAVRAAVDRLGGLDLLVNNAGVGGPAPAELPPDEIVRQQLEVNLLAAWRTTAAALPDLVAARGRVIFVASRMAVLPLPLAAAYGVSKRALVAYADALRHEVGTHVGVSVVYPSMVASPIHDSTAEAGLSLGGVSRMEPVEGVVAAILRAATARRAPRDVATTARGRLEMALARHAPALADRMVRRTVAGRIAAGDLDGAPLAAGMVRRHRDATG; from the coding sequence GTGAGCGGGCTGGTCGGCCGCCGGGCGGTGGTCACCGGCGCGCACGGCACCTTCGGCCGGCAGCTCTGCGCCGCGCTGCACGCCGCCGGGGCGCGGGTCGTCGGCGTCGACCGCTATCCGGGCGTCGCCGCCGGCGTGCCCGTGCTCGGCTGCGACCTGACCGACCCGGGCGCCGTCCCGCCCGCCGTACGCGCCGCCGTCGACCGCCTCGGCGGGCTGGACCTGCTGGTCAACAACGCCGGCGTCGGTGGTCCCGCCCCGGCGGAGCTGCCTCCCGACGAGATCGTCCGCCAGCAGTTGGAGGTGAACCTGCTCGCCGCCTGGCGGACCACCGCCGCCGCGCTGCCCGACCTGGTCGCCGCCCGCGGCCGGGTGATCTTCGTGGCCAGCCGGATGGCGGTGCTGCCGCTGCCTCTCGCCGCCGCGTACGGGGTGAGCAAGCGAGCGCTGGTCGCCTACGCCGACGCGCTGCGCCACGAGGTCGGCACCCACGTCGGGGTCAGCGTCGTCTACCCGAGCATGGTCGCCTCACCGATCCACGACAGCACCGCCGAGGCCGGTCTGTCGCTTGGCGGGGTGTCCCGGATGGAACCCGTCGAGGGAGTGGTGGCGGCGATCCTGCGGGCGGCCACCGCCCGCCGGGCGCCCCGGGACGTGGCCACCACCGCCCGGGGCCGGCTGGAGATGGCCCTCGCCCGGCACGCGCCCGCGCTGGCCGACCGGATGGTGCGCCGTACCGTCGCGGGCCGGATCGCCGCCGGTGACCTCGACGGGGCGCCGCTGGCCGCCGGGATGGTCCGCCGGCACCGCGACGCCACCGGCTAG
- a CDS encoding GNAT family N-acetyltransferase, whose translation MSVVLRVPATASTAAELVLRPWRDDDVEALREIYRDPELRARTRRPVRTVADARRWVARHRQGWAAGRRFCFAVCETDPVDGGQRLVACVVLKDVTPGRPDAEVGYWTAAAARGRGVAPRAVDAVSRWAFTRFAATGLTRLELLHEVDNPASCRVAEKSGYAFVEVLPARPPYPGDGHRHVRLRD comes from the coding sequence ATGTCCGTCGTCCTGCGGGTGCCCGCCACCGCGTCCACCGCCGCCGAGCTCGTCCTGCGCCCGTGGCGCGACGACGACGTCGAGGCGCTGCGGGAGATCTACCGCGATCCGGAACTGCGGGCGCGCACCCGGCGCCCGGTGCGCACCGTCGCCGACGCCCGCCGCTGGGTGGCCCGGCACCGGCAGGGCTGGGCGGCCGGCCGCCGCTTCTGCTTCGCCGTCTGCGAGACGGACCCGGTCGACGGCGGGCAGCGGCTCGTCGCCTGCGTGGTCCTCAAGGACGTCACGCCGGGACGGCCGGACGCCGAGGTGGGCTACTGGACGGCCGCGGCGGCCCGGGGCCGCGGGGTGGCACCGCGCGCGGTGGACGCGGTGAGCCGCTGGGCGTTCACCCGCTTCGCCGCGACCGGACTGACCCGGCTGGAGCTGCTGCACGAGGTCGACAACCCGGCGTCCTGCCGGGTGGCGGAGAAGAGCGGGTACGCGTTCGTGGAGGTGTTGCCCGCCCGGCCGCCGTACCCGGGCGACGGGCACCGCCACGTGCGCCTTCGGGACTGA
- a CDS encoding LysE family translocator encodes MVTVGALVGMGLVALGLVLTPGPNMVYLVSRSVTQGRRAGLVSLLGVAVGFLVYLAAAVAGIATVFVLVPPLYTAVKLAGAAYLLWLAWRTLRPGGQSAFTPTPLPPDRPRRLFTMGLVTNLLNPKIAILYVSLLPQFVDPARGHVAVQSLLLGLTQIVIALTVNALIVLTAGSVSAFLVRRPGWARAQRYVMGTVLAGLAVRIAADRSRAAVATG; translated from the coding sequence ATGGTGACGGTGGGCGCGCTGGTGGGAATGGGTCTGGTGGCGCTCGGCCTGGTGCTGACGCCCGGGCCGAACATGGTCTACCTGGTGTCCCGGTCGGTGACCCAGGGCCGCCGCGCCGGGTTGGTCTCCTTGCTCGGGGTGGCGGTCGGTTTCCTGGTCTACCTGGCCGCCGCGGTGGCCGGCATCGCCACGGTCTTCGTGCTGGTGCCGCCGCTGTACACGGCGGTGAAGCTGGCCGGCGCGGCGTACCTGCTGTGGCTGGCCTGGCGGACGCTTCGCCCGGGCGGGCAATCGGCGTTCACCCCGACGCCGCTGCCGCCGGACCGGCCACGCCGACTGTTCACCATGGGCCTGGTCACCAACCTGCTCAACCCGAAGATCGCCATCCTGTACGTGTCGCTGCTGCCGCAGTTCGTCGATCCGGCGCGCGGCCACGTGGCGGTGCAGAGCCTGCTGCTCGGGCTGACCCAGATCGTGATCGCGCTGACGGTCAACGCGCTGATCGTGCTGACCGCCGGTTCGGTGTCGGCGTTCCTGGTCCGCCGGCCGGGTTGGGCGCGGGCGCAGCGGTACGTGATGGGCACCGTGCTGGCCGGCCTCGCGGTGCGCATCGCCGCGGACCGTTCCCGGGCCGCCGTCGCCACCGGCTGA
- a CDS encoding YkvA family protein: MREWLIGLGVAVACLLASWALLVLLARRLPPGILRDLAAFIPDCLTTVRRLRADPRVPRKAKIAIVLAGLWLASPIDLIPEFLPVIGPLDDIVVVALALRYAGRQVPREVLLAAWPGEPRLLLRLLGPPPTPPA, translated from the coding sequence GTGCGGGAGTGGCTGATCGGGCTCGGCGTGGCGGTGGCCTGCCTGCTGGCCAGCTGGGCGCTGCTGGTGCTGCTGGCCCGGCGGCTGCCGCCGGGCATCCTGCGCGACCTGGCCGCGTTCATTCCCGACTGCCTGACCACGGTACGACGGCTGCGCGCCGACCCCCGGGTCCCCCGCAAGGCGAAGATCGCCATCGTGCTGGCGGGCCTCTGGCTGGCCAGCCCGATCGACCTGATCCCGGAGTTCCTGCCGGTGATCGGCCCGCTGGACGACATCGTGGTGGTCGCCCTCGCACTGCGCTACGCGGGCCGGCAGGTGCCGCGTGAGGTGCTGCTCGCCGCCTGGCCCGGGGAGCCGCGGCTGCTGCTGCGGCTGCTCGGCCCGCCCCCCACGCCGCCGGCGTGA
- a CDS encoding maleylpyruvate isomerase family mycothiol-dependent enzyme yields the protein MHKILTFSDHLRLINERSTAFRAAVAAAPSLDLQVPTHPERTLFDLVQHVGMGRRKSAAIVAAGPADAPPDKSAWEDGMGAPREREALLAWWTESIEQLTSTLREAGPDRGCWTWWDDSPSPQTSGAWARRQVPEIAVHTYDAQLTVGAPQPLPDEVALDGFDDCQFTLCATTVAWPHEPAVVEYHATEGRSWRLRLSSDGARAARLGAPAAGEDPDPVDAAARGTASDLVLMFYGRIPLDSLKLEGDRRIFDQLIAWDPSV from the coding sequence GTGCACAAAATTCTGACGTTCTCTGATCATCTGCGGCTGATCAACGAACGGTCGACCGCCTTCCGCGCCGCGGTCGCCGCGGCACCCAGCCTCGACCTGCAGGTGCCGACCCATCCCGAGCGGACGCTGTTCGACCTCGTGCAACACGTCGGCATGGGCCGCCGCAAATCAGCCGCCATCGTCGCCGCAGGGCCCGCAGACGCTCCCCCAGACAAGTCGGCCTGGGAGGACGGCATGGGTGCGCCTCGGGAACGCGAGGCCCTCCTGGCCTGGTGGACCGAGTCCATCGAACAACTAACGAGCACGCTGCGCGAAGCCGGCCCGGACCGCGGTTGCTGGACGTGGTGGGATGACTCGCCGTCACCACAAACCTCCGGTGCATGGGCGCGGCGCCAGGTTCCCGAGATCGCAGTGCACACCTACGACGCCCAGCTCACCGTGGGTGCCCCGCAGCCGCTACCAGACGAGGTCGCCCTCGACGGATTCGACGACTGCCAGTTCACCCTCTGCGCAACGACGGTCGCCTGGCCACACGAACCCGCCGTCGTCGAATACCACGCCACCGAGGGCCGCTCCTGGCGCCTCCGGCTGTCCAGCGACGGCGCACGGGCCGCCCGCCTCGGCGCGCCCGCCGCCGGCGAGGACCCGGACCCGGTCGACGCAGCCGCCCGCGGCACGGCCAGTGACCTGGTCCTGATGTTCTACGGCCGCATACCGCTGGATTCCCTGAAGCTGGAAGGCGACCGCCGCATCTTCGACCAGCTCATCGCTTGGGACCCGTCCGTGTGA
- a CDS encoding sulfite exporter TauE/SafE family protein, with protein MSPVETLLVASAAAFALALLSAVTGFGGGVLLLPVFTALFGLRVAVPVLTLAQLSSNGARVWLNRRELCPPLVGRFAAGAVPFALAGALLLAHAPLAALKRLLGVFLLAAVAWRRRGPRPGRPRQRTFTVVGAASGLGSALLGSVGPLTAPFFLAYGLTRAGYVGTEAAGALTLHLAKTAGYAAGGLLDRQVLLLGAALTPATLLGAAVGRRVVARLDDRVFVLLVEVGLVVAGVLFLLGG; from the coding sequence GTGAGCCCGGTCGAGACCCTGCTGGTCGCCTCGGCGGCCGCCTTCGCCCTGGCGCTGCTGTCGGCGGTGACCGGTTTCGGCGGCGGCGTGCTGCTGCTGCCGGTCTTCACCGCCCTGTTCGGGCTGCGGGTCGCGGTGCCGGTGCTCACCCTGGCGCAGCTGTCCAGCAACGGCGCCCGGGTATGGCTCAACCGCCGGGAGCTGTGCCCGCCGCTGGTGGGCCGGTTCGCCGCCGGTGCGGTGCCGTTCGCCCTGGCCGGGGCGTTGCTGCTGGCGCACGCCCCGCTTGCCGCACTCAAGCGGCTGCTGGGGGTGTTCCTGCTGGCGGCGGTGGCCTGGCGGCGGCGCGGGCCCCGGCCGGGGCGCCCCCGGCAGCGGACGTTCACCGTGGTCGGCGCCGCGTCCGGCCTGGGCTCGGCGCTGCTGGGCTCCGTCGGGCCGCTGACCGCGCCGTTCTTCCTGGCGTACGGGCTGACCCGCGCCGGGTACGTCGGCACCGAGGCGGCCGGCGCGCTGACCCTGCACCTGGCCAAGACCGCCGGGTACGCCGCCGGCGGCCTGCTGGACCGGCAGGTGCTGCTGCTCGGTGCGGCGTTGACCCCGGCCACCCTGCTCGGCGCGGCCGTCGGGCGGCGGGTCGTGGCCCGGCTCGACGACCGGGTCTTCGTGCTGCTGGTCGAGGTCGGCCTGGTCGTCGCGGGAGTGCTGTTCCTGCTGGGCGGGTGA
- a CDS encoding flavin-containing monooxygenase, which produces MGAPPSVAVIGAGAAGLATLKALADAGVPAVCFEAGDRVGGLWVYGSPGSPAYRTLHLNTSRRRTEFADHPMPAHWPDYPDHTRVAGWLADYADRFGLHESVRLRHTVDRVVPQAGDRWTVHADGSDGPVSVSVAAVVVANGHNRVPKSPVPPPPGTCTARQLHSHGYRGPEQLAGRRVLVVGGGNSAMDIAVDASYAGARTLLSLRRGVWVVPKHLLGRPSDTLNGALARRLPWRLRQRISQTMLTATVGPPTRYGLPAPAHGFLQDHPTLSDGLLSRLTHGEIEVRPGIAGFDGDRVTFTDGRADEVDLVIWCTGYRVDLPFLDPALLGDRPDALPLYRHVFHPDVPGLAFVGLMQSTGAAFPLVEAQARLVAAQLAGTYALPDPARQHADIRAELRAAIDRWGDRRPAMRVDFDAYLAQLARELDEGVRRAAATTRVPA; this is translated from the coding sequence ATGGGCGCACCACCGTCCGTGGCGGTGATCGGGGCGGGCGCGGCCGGGCTGGCCACCCTCAAGGCCCTCGCCGACGCCGGCGTGCCCGCAGTCTGCTTCGAGGCCGGCGACCGGGTCGGCGGGCTGTGGGTCTACGGGTCGCCCGGCTCGCCGGCGTACCGGACGCTGCACCTGAACACCAGCAGGCGGCGGACCGAGTTCGCCGACCACCCGATGCCGGCGCACTGGCCCGACTACCCCGACCACACCCGGGTCGCCGGCTGGCTCGCCGACTACGCCGACCGGTTCGGCCTGCACGAGTCGGTACGGCTGCGGCACACCGTCGACCGGGTCGTCCCGCAGGCCGGCGACCGGTGGACCGTGCACGCCGACGGATCCGACGGGCCGGTCAGCGTCAGCGTCGCCGCCGTGGTCGTCGCCAACGGGCACAACCGGGTGCCGAAGTCACCGGTCCCGCCGCCCCCGGGCACCTGCACCGCCCGGCAGCTGCACAGCCACGGCTACCGTGGGCCCGAACAGCTCGCCGGCCGGCGGGTGCTGGTCGTCGGCGGCGGCAACTCCGCGATGGACATCGCCGTCGACGCCTCGTACGCCGGCGCGCGCACCCTGCTGTCGCTGCGCCGCGGCGTGTGGGTGGTGCCCAAGCACCTGCTGGGCCGCCCGTCGGACACCCTCAACGGGGCGCTGGCCCGCCGGCTGCCGTGGCGGCTGCGCCAACGGATCAGCCAGACCATGCTCACCGCCACCGTCGGACCCCCGACCCGCTACGGCCTGCCCGCCCCCGCCCACGGCTTCCTCCAGGACCACCCCACCCTCTCCGACGGGCTGCTGTCCCGCCTCACCCACGGTGAGATCGAGGTGCGGCCCGGCATCGCCGGCTTCGACGGTGACCGGGTCACCTTCACCGACGGCCGCGCCGACGAGGTCGACCTGGTGATCTGGTGCACCGGCTACCGGGTGGACCTGCCGTTCCTGGACCCGGCGCTGCTCGGCGACCGGCCGGACGCCCTGCCGCTGTACCGGCACGTCTTCCACCCCGACGTGCCCGGCCTGGCCTTCGTCGGGCTGATGCAGTCCACCGGGGCGGCGTTCCCGCTCGTCGAGGCGCAGGCCCGGCTGGTCGCCGCCCAGCTCGCCGGCACGTACGCGCTGCCCGACCCGGCCCGGCAGCACGCCGACATCCGGGCGGAGCTGCGCGCGGCGATTGACCGCTGGGGCGACCGCCGCCCGGCGATGCGCGTCGACTTCGACGCCTACCTCGCCCAGCTCGCCCGGGAACTCGACGAGGGCGTCCGCCGGGCTGCCGCCACCACCCGGGTGCCGGCGTGA
- a CDS encoding TetR/AcrR family transcriptional regulator → MTMPRRRPGRPRREETRQTREVVLAAATELFARRGFDAVGLREVAAAAGVDVATVSHHTGTKAQLYDACFGRVFAAERGALEEATARARTALEAGPGEALRALHELVDVFVDFLEDRPETTALWLRRWLEPQRHAELDERYAAPLYRLVAELLTAAAATGALAEPTPHVTVRSLVWAVHGHVVALAAGGGSQARERREFRAFVHRFLDGLYGS, encoded by the coding sequence ATGACCATGCCCCGACGCCGCCCGGGCCGTCCCCGCCGTGAGGAGACCCGGCAGACCCGTGAGGTGGTGCTCGCCGCGGCGACCGAGCTGTTCGCCCGGCGCGGCTTCGACGCCGTCGGGTTGCGGGAGGTCGCCGCCGCCGCCGGCGTCGACGTGGCCACGGTCTCCCACCACACGGGTACGAAGGCGCAGCTCTACGACGCCTGCTTCGGGCGGGTGTTCGCCGCCGAGCGGGGGGCCCTGGAGGAGGCGACGGCACGGGCCCGGACGGCTCTCGAGGCGGGGCCGGGTGAGGCGCTGCGGGCGCTGCACGAACTGGTCGACGTGTTCGTGGACTTCCTGGAGGACCGGCCGGAGACCACCGCGCTGTGGCTGCGCCGCTGGTTGGAGCCGCAGCGCCACGCCGAGCTGGACGAGCGGTACGCGGCGCCGCTGTACCGGCTGGTCGCCGAGCTGCTCACCGCCGCCGCGGCGACCGGCGCGCTGGCCGAGCCCACCCCGCACGTCACCGTGCGCAGCCTGGTCTGGGCGGTGCACGGGCACGTGGTGGCCCTGGCCGCCGGCGGCGGATCGCAGGCCCGCGAGCGCCGCGAGTTCCGCGCCTTCGTGCACCGCTTCCTCGACGGCCTGTACGGCTCTTGA